Genomic window (Bacillota bacterium LX-D):
CAGCAGTCGACTTTGCATCAATATGTCCAAGAATTTCAGTAATTACAGGCAGAGGAGCACCCTGTTCCAGAAGTGTGCTTGCCAATGTGTGTCTTAAAGAATGGAGCCCGTGTCTATTTCCTTTAGGAATAGAAATACCTGCAGCTCGCGTGTATTTTGTAATGATATTATGCATGTTTGCGTCTTTTCCAAATGCTTCATAGGGTGCGTTAAGGCGTACAAACAAGTAAGGAGAAGTACACTTTGGTGGACGACCGTTCTTCAGGTAATCAATCAGCGCCCAACCAATATCATTCAATATCGGAAAGGTCGTCGGAACTCCAGTTTTCTGTTGTGTGATGCATATCTTCATTGATCTCCAGTCAAGGTCTGTAAGTTTGATCGACTTGATATCACCTGCACGGATTCCAAGCTTTGCAACAAGAAGCAGTATTGCAAAATCACGTTTACCTAATGGGCTTCCCCGATCAATAGAAGCAAGCATGCGCTTCACATCCTCCGTTTTCCACGTAGCCGGAACAGGCGGATAATAGTACTTGCTTTGCTTCGGAACAGAAGTCGATAGATTGGTATCGGTATAACCATTTAGGTATAAAAAGTTTAGAAACACTCGCAGGGTTGTAAGGATAGCAGACATACTTTTTTCATGATGATGGCAGATCGTTTTAACATAATCAGAAATGATTTCAGGTGTAACGTCTCTCATCCCTTTTATGTCTCGTAGGGCAAGATAATCGATGAAGAAGAAAAGTCTCTGCAGCCTGGTCCTCATGCCACGGGATGAATACTCGTTATTGATGCATTCTTTTTCATATGCAGTTAAAGCATCCTGGAATTGTGGTGGTTTCACATAATCTTTCTTCTTGACGATGCGCCTGATAATGACTCCATGAAGTTGATAATCACCTAGTAGCCGAATACATCGAATCGGATGCTTCGCCTTTTTGGGATAGGCTTCTTGGTAGTAATCAATATTACAGTTATACTTTTCCGATAGATAGGACCTGCCAAATTCCTCTGAAAAGTATTTTATGCCAAGCTCATCAGCGTAATCAGTGATTCTTTTAAATGCTGCCCGGAACTGGCATATTGAGTTATACGAGTAATTTAGGTTTTTGAGCTCTTCAAGTACTCTTGTAGAGAGCTCCTTGAGTGTTAAAATCGGTTCCATAGCGACCTCCTCAGAATAAAATGATGATTCTATTCTGAGGTATTATCGAAAGAAATTAAAGTACAATTACTTTCAAAACTTAATGATACATTCATTTCTTTCGATAACAAAAAGCTTTCGATAATTACCAGTGCCGGGACTACCTGCTAATATTACGTTCCGCCCTTCTCGAAGAAAATCCAACGTCTTAAGTAATTTCAGTTTCTTCTGTGCATCCTCTGGTAGATCGCTAATTGATAAGTCTTCCAGGTATCTCTTATGGGTAAATTGAGCCAGGCGAATACGATTGTACCGTGAGGCCTCCCGCCTTGCATCACACTCCTTTTGCAGCAATTGAGCCAGAAATTCCTCATAACAGGCATCACGTTGACTGGCTTCTTGAACATATTCCTCAAGGTATTTGCGAATCGCAGAAAGTTTTAATTCTTTGCTGTATTCTATTATGGCTTCTTTCCACTCTTT
Coding sequences:
- a CDS encoding site-specific integrase; translated protein: MEPILTLKELSTRVLEELKNLNYSYNSICQFRAAFKRITDYADELGIKYFSEEFGRSYLSEKYNCNIDYYQEAYPKKAKHPIRCIRLLGDYQLHGVIIRRIVKKKDYVKPPQFQDALTAYEKECINNEYSSRGMRTRLQRLFFFIDYLALRDIKGMRDVTPEIISDYVKTICHHHEKSMSAILTTLRVFLNFLYLNGYTDTNLSTSVPKQSKYYYPPVPATWKTEDVKRMLASIDRGSPLGKRDFAILLLVAKLGIRAGDIKSIKLTDLDWRSMKICITQQKTGVPTTFPILNDIGWALIDYLKNGRPPKCTSPYLFVRLNAPYEAFGKDANMHNIITKYTRAAGISIPKGNRHGLHSLRHTLASTLLEQGAPLPVITEILGHIDAKSTAVYIRTDMKGLRECALDPEGVTGLE
- a CDS encoding ATP-binding protein, which translates into the protein MSAATRKEWKEAIIEYSKELKLSAIRKYLEEYVQEASQRDACYEEFLAQLLQKECDARREASRYNRIRLAQFTHKRYLEDLSISDLPEDAQKKLKLLKTLDFLREGRNVILAGSPGTGNYRKLFVIERNECIIKF